In the Drosophila teissieri strain GT53w chromosome 3R, Prin_Dtei_1.1, whole genome shotgun sequence genome, TACTGCGTAAAGGTACGTTTCGCTTCAAGGGCAACCTTTTTTTCCGAGACATCGATGGCCGAAGCTGCCCTAACAACGAGGACTACGAGGCGCGCTGCCACACGGAGATGTTTCCCACCGACTTTGACATGCACTCCAGACACGTGTGGACATTGCTGGACAAAAAGAATGTGATAATGGGGATAAAACAACAGGTGAGTGACGGTTGTAGGTCTAAAATATGGACAAGTCATCTCTGTTAAAAgggtaaatttaaattagacACTACCATTATCTTTCGAAATTATCACTAATGTATTTTTGTCGTGCCTTTTCATTAATGAATATAGTCATATAATCCATATAATGAGGGATAAATTTAATGGTTAACAAATGAGAAAGTTAATAAACTGTAAAGTTTATAACTCAATTCATTTAAGACTTTTTTACCAATGAACTCAGATTGATTACCATTTATAActattaaaagcaaatattaatattctgTGTTAATAACAACTCAATTCTCAGTTACTTGACCATAGGGCCCACAATACAAATGCGTTGCCCAGTGGAAGCCTTAAGCGTAAGCCAACGGAGCGGCACTTAAACACATTGGTAAGTCTGTTGACTTCTGCGGACAGTAGATTCAGCATCGACTGGAACCAGATCAGCACTCTGGACTTGGAATATCGGCACTCTCCGTACAGCTGTGAGGCAATGTGGCGGGTCTACTTATCCCCTGATCTCAGGCGAGACGATTGGTCGCCCGAGGAGGACGAAACCCTGCTGGCAGTAGCAACTGCGAATAGGATGCAAAACTGGGAGCTGACAGCCGCGTCACTAGAACGACGTTCCGACTACCAGTGCTTTGTTCGCTTTCATACCGCCTTGCGTTATCTGCTGGAACCAAAGACCAGCTACCGCTGGAGCGATGAGGATAACGATAGACTAAGGGAGATCGTTGATAGGAATACGGCAAACGGCGTAATTAACTGGAAGAGAGTCGTGGAGTACTTCCCGGACAAGTCTAAGTCAACGCTGATTGGTCGTTACTACTACGTGTTGCATCCTCGCATAAGTCACGGTGGGTACCCAATatattgtataatttttgattGTTCTTTCCTTAATATAAAATCCTACTAATATTACTGCAGAAGCCTTCACTACCAAAGAGGACATGATGCTGTTCGCCGCCGTTGAAGAGTACAATGGGAAGTTTCACTGCTTTCCGCGATCTCTTTTCCCGAACCGGTCGTTAACACAACTCCGAACTCGCTACCACAATGTATTAGCACAGCGCAACAAGACCGACTCCTGGTCCGTACAGGACGACACCCGGCTAATGAGCTTCGTAACGCAATACGGGGCATCCCAGTGGCTGAACTGTGCCACATTCTTGGGCAATCACACACGGACCAGCTGTCGAACCCGCTTCCTAGTCATCAAGAAATTCCTTGAACAAAATCCCAATGCAAAAGTGGAAGACTTGCCACGCCGCCGATCGAAGAAGGTGTCCTTGGTCAACTCTGATAACTGGGCGCAGCGTTTGCAAGAGTGGCAAGAGGACCCAGAGTCATTAGTTACAGCTGAACGCACCACAGGAACTCGGGTGCGAGGACCCAAATCGAAGAAGGCTAAGATTGAGCAAGAGTGTTCCTCAAAACTTATGAAAGTGGATATAGAGTTGTGCGAGTTCTTTAAGTATAGTTACAATCTGCCGCTTACGACTCCAAAaacatttccacttccatatGACCTTATTAACCTTGCGTATGTGGTTAGAGCTCTTGCATATAAGCCACCAATTCGTCCCTCGCTCttacaaaacatatttatgccaAATGAACTGCTTAAGTGTTACAATAGCATGATCCGGAACCTTCCGGACGAGAAAGGTGATTTGAAGAGCCCACTTTTGCCACCCAACTGGTCAACGATGATGGGATTTCGGGCTTTGTGCATTCTTTCTGGAGATTGTCGCAAGAAGGGTACGGAAGTACGAGGCTCCGATTATAATGAATCTGCACCACCCATTCAGCTTTTCCGCAAAAGGTTGCGAGCTCTTTTCTATCGTACCACTCTTCTCAGCCGCTTGGAATCGCAACTCTTTACGGACTTACGCTCAGCATTAGTGTCTCTGCCACGACCCAATCCCAATTATGCTAAACTGGGTACACATGTCTTAATCGATCCCGAGCCGGAACCACAGAATGATCTAAAATCCGAGCCGCTTAGCGAAGATGAAGTGATTAATACAGTCAAGcaggaagtggaaatggaatttataGTTCCATAGAAATTATTAAGTAAAtacatattgaaatatttaagctttaaaagtttatatttttttactttatatcGCGTTATATAATAATTCATTACAATGGctaacaaataatttataaacttgtAGGTACTCTCAATGTATTTCGCATACAACAAAATCAAGTGACGGACCGATGTGCATTAGGGTGGCTCATTTTTCTGAATgtagtttaaaaatattgttttttttgttggcgtTTTAGAATCCTTTCAAAATGTAACCTCTATCCTGGATGTTTACCCAGAGCAGAATTGTCAAAACCtcattttcaatataaaaaGAACCGATCCATCCTATTGTACATGCGTCCACAATGCATTACAAAGCATTTTTATGAGCTGAGCGTGAGGACTATTTTGTTCGAATCCCGGAGGAGGCGCTCATTGGAAGTTACTGAAATCCGTCTTCAGCTTAATCGTGGGCTTCTGCGGCTTGGCCAGCAGGTTCCTCTGCGCCTCGCTTGCTTTTTGGGCAATGTTAATCGACTGTTGCTGGCTGCGAATGGCCGCTTCTAGTTTTTGTCGCAGTTCCGGGGATTGACTCATCAGGGCTTTGAATTCCTGCGGATATTTGGGACCGATCTTCAGAAGCCACTGCAGCGCCTGGTCGTGGAGCTGCCGTTGGTACTTTGGCAGCGTCCGGAGTCGACTAGGCTCCGCAAGGAATCCAATAAGCACAGGGACCAATAAAGTCAGCATTTGAATATCTGTGAAGTGTGGACAGGgaaacaattaatattttaaacttaaatttaaatgcttgCTAAACAGAACAACCATTCACAGAGATAGACAAGTCGCATCATCCCATACGTTTACTTCATACGTGCAACATTTAAAGCGTAATCTTCTTTGACAACAAGAACTAGAAACTAGGTGTTCAGCTATTCTATGGATTGGTGCATTCGAAATCATTAAGGGTGCAATTAACGAAGCATTTCAAAACTAAATGAcagtttatataaatataagaaactTTATTAGAGAAAAGAACAGGATGATgttccttttttattgttgtagaAAAAGTATTCCATTTGCAATTACATAGTAAGACGATGACAATGTAGTAAAATAACAACGCGTGTCAAAGAtaagaaattaaaacttttattgTTTCGTTTGCACTGCCTTAAATTTCTGAAATGCTTTTTCGACATGAAACATGTGAGTTTGCGATCGAACTCTTCTATTTACCTTGTAGTAAGTTTATGTTTCCTAacatttgatttcatttttggttTAGTGTTTTGTAAATGATTTGTGAGTTGATAAAAAGAGAAGACAGAAAAGAGAGCAAATATATAATAacgtatttctttttttttttccaaagtgTGAAGTTTGAAATGTATGTTACTTAACCAATACTTTGGCTGCATTCGAAGAGATATTTGTAGAAACAGAGCAGCCTAATGGCAAATGTTGGAAAGGGGAGACTGTCAACTATATAGGCGGGGAAGGGGGTACTGCTGTGAACTACATATATTATAAGATGGGGTACTCCTGCACCAAATGCAAGTAATGTCGAGTTTGGGaagtaataatagtaatatttaatctttatattcacaaaaattaaacatcAAATAAGATGTCTTCTAAAGAAAGCTATAATGTAAAAAACTGAACCATTTTTACTTGTTagcaatttttatattatgtTAACCTCTTAATTAACAAACAAGAAACAACGCTGGACTATTAGATATCCGTTGCTCCAGCTATTTaaagtgcgaagaagaaattACAACATCTTTTTGAaatatcaatagaaatttaaaaaaatggacacagccaaaaatatatatgctttatagggtcgaaaacgcttccttttgcctgtttcATACGTTTTAAAGTTTCCATGTTTtataattgtaaattataCCCTTCCTTCAAAAGCATACATTTTAAGTCTATTGATATAACATAATCGAAAACATGTTATTAAGGTTAAATTCTAAAATGTTCTTACAAAAATAGGAGTACCCCGTGTCTTAAAGAAAGACCAAGCTAAACAATTCTTAATTATACCCATTTACTTACGGTTTTGTGGCTCCGACAAGTCTATAAGTTGCTCAACGGTAATGATGCTCTCAAGGGTAATCTGTAGCTCCAGCTCGCCTGTGGGCACCTTGCTGGACTCCGCATACAACGATTCGATTATCCTAGGCGCAAGTGCGTGGATGTAAGGGGTTGCCGTCTTCAATTCGGCCCGAGCGAAGATCGATCGAGTTGTCTCGATGCAGCGCAGCTTTACGGAGAGGTGCTCCGACTGCAGGCACTGCCGGAAGTGATTAATGCAGGGATATTGCAAAGAAGGAGTAGACACAACGGAGGCGGGGGTATGTAGGATGAAAACCGTGATGGCCAACAGCATAGTGACCTCGTCGACTTTCCTTTCCTCGTTATCGCCAGCCGTTTTGGTGAGATCCACAATGGTGGCAAGGGCACTTTGAAGTAACTGTTGCCATTCCTCGGTTGTCTCCTCTACTTTAGCCCACTTGTGGACACAAACGGATCGCAAGCACTGCAAGGCAGACTTCACTGCACATGTGTTTGCCAAAATAGTACTATCTATGGCCGACTTGTTGGCGATTTCCTTAACGATACTAGTTGTCATATACAGGACGGTGGGCAGGATTGCAAGGGCACCCTTGGGTGTACATAAATCCAGCAACTGTTCGACGCACTGCAGTCCGCTGGCTACAAGCAGGCCGTTTTCATCACCCAGCACCGAGAAGAATGACGAGCCAGTGGCCATTTTGGCATAGGCAAAATCCAGCTGCAGGCCGGAGCCACCAGCTCCCTGCCTCGTGGGATTCATCGTAGGTATTTGGCGAACAAATAGACAAAGACAAACCTCCAGAACGGCGTAGACATGCGAGCTTCCTGGCTGCATAGAATCATCTTCACCATGTCGCTCCCCACTCCCCTTTTCAGAGTTTGCATTATTGTCCCGTTTCCTTTCCAAATCTTCCCTAGCAGCACGGATTGTTTGCTTCAAAATTTCCACGCAAAGAAGTTGAACGAGTAATTCATCTCTCGTCAGTATCTGGCGGTGTAGAACATGACAGAGTTCAATGGTTAAAGCCCGATCCTTGACCAACTGTCTCCTAGCCCAATCAGAATCAAAGATGCTGTGCAGTGAGCGAAGGCAGCTCACAATGTTTTTAGGCCTTTCAGAACTTCTCATGCTGCAGAGTGCCTCCATGCAGATGCCGAAGATCATATGGAAGCGATCCGCCGACAAAGATCCGTGAGTGATCTGATTATTGTTGGATTCCGCTGCGGCTTCACTTGTATCAAGATGACGGGCGAACCCCTCATCCCTTAACCATAGTGCGGAGGCATAGAGGATTGGAGGCCAACTGGTCATGTAATGTGGTTTTGACGAGTTAATTGTGTCCGTGGTGTAAAAAGCTCCTCCGTCGTGTGGTAGTTGGGACTGGAACTCCGCAGGTAGTAGCAGCAAGGCGTGATCCTTCATAGCACTTAGCCAGTGTGTTGAAAGATTGTGAAGCTCAGGTTGCACCAATCCTAGAAGACTTTCACCTCTACTGTCAGGAACATCTAAGTCCGTTTCCACATTGCCTGAGGATTGTAAGCCGGACTGTTGGGACTGGAGGTTCAGTAAGGAAGCCGGAGCCTTTCCATTTCCTATCATAGCCACAATATAAACCTCTGCCCACGCCTTTAGGATGCTTAGCTTCTCCAAAGTAGCCATTGATTCGTTATATAACTGAGTGCTGTTGGTTTTCGAGGAAAGCTTATCAAGGGAACTGACTAGCAGCTGATGAACTCTTTTTAGATCCCCTATGTCGCGAGCTACTCCAGATCCAATCCACGCTGAGCAAACTTCACAAGCAGCAGCCGTCACATGAGAGGGAGTATCCGGCGCGAAAGCAGGACGCAAAGCAGCTCCCACCTGAGCCTGGAACTGCTCTAAGAGTAGATGTCCGGGGAATTCTGGTTCTGGAACATTAGCGAATCGATCGATTATTTCCTGCAGAGTGCGCAATCCTTCTAATCTCAATTGATCCGAATCTGAGGTGGCGGCCATGAAGGACATTCGAATAAGTTCCGCCAAGTGCAGGATGAGGTAATCTCCGCGAGAGCGAATGAGTTGCTGTTCCTTAGCCTGTAAGAGATCAAAGTGCACTGAACTAGCAGCTTCACAGCTGGATATGATCCGTCGCACGCACTGGGCGGCGAAAACACGAGTGGGCCACTTTGGTTGCACTGCCGGATGGGTGGATGTGTTCTCTTCTGCTCGGTATTCTGTTACATCATCAGCATActcctcctcttcgtcctCGTCCACATCTTCTCCTCCAGCATCTTTGCTCTTGCTTTGTTCTCCACTAGCAGGATCATCATTTAGTCCTCCTTCCACAGCGACGGTTAACACGTTCTTGCAAAGACTCAACCATGAGCTGAGATTATCTGCAGCCAGCATTTGAAGCATGGAAGTAAGTGTATCATGAATGTTTCTCAGCATCTCGGCATCCGTTTCTGTGTCGAGCAGAGAGAAAAGCAATCCTGGAAGTCCATACTCCGTTATTACCAAATCAGGAAGATGTTCGGCGTTAATAGTTAAGGCTAATTCACAAACTTCTTTAGCTTCCCGATGTGCCAACTGCCGGAGACAGGAAACAGAGGCCTTGCGAAGTATGAAATAGTTACAGGCTAGCATTCCAACGAGAGTGGGTACCAACTCTTCTAGTTGCAGAGATTTACTGGCAAAAAGATGTAGCTGCTGTAGGCAACCAATAGCCTCAGCTTGCACAAGAGAATCTGAGTGTGATTGAAGGAGAGCTGCTGAACAGAGGAATGATCCTCTCATGCTGGCTACTGGTCCACCTCCTCCTTGTAGCTCCGGTCCCACAGTGGTGATCAACGCATTGACTACGCGGCCCACACACTGATGTACATCAACATGAGCGTGGGGTACGGTAAGTAGAAGTTTCAGGCACAGCGTCAGGGTTGCCTCCACATAGCCGCGGAACATTGGACCTCCAGAGTCGGCAATCTGCGCCAAAGCATAAAGCGACCAAGCCTGTACCACTGGCGACGCACTATCTTGACCCAAGGCCAGAAGAATGGATACACTAGTGCTCAGATGCTGCGACGATCCCATGCCACCCACGTAGCGATGCAGGCAGCCGAGGGCATGTGAATGTCCAGTCCTCGTAACCACATCTCTGGCAGACTTTAGTTTATCAAAACTATTTTGAGCCAACTCCGCGGTAAAATGGGAATCTCCCACGACCTGGGCTAATCGTCCCAAGGCCTCTCCAGCCGCACACCGAATGGTAGAATTGGCACTCGTCAACGATGCAACTACCAATGCCGTGGCACTTTTTCGTACATCCTCCTGGCCTAGGCTTGTCTTGCTGTCTGTCAGATTTTTTAGAGCGCAAAGCAGAGCcgtaaatatattcatttggACGGCTTCTTGGCGACTGCTCTTGGCCTGTCGAATACACTCAGTAAAGTGCTCTAACATCTGCAGTCTATGCTTGTTTGCCACTTTGGGAAAGATGGTTCCATACAGAGTCACTGCCATATCGATCACTGCTACTCCAAGTGGCAATGGTCCTGGACACTGTTGTGCCTTGCTGATCTGCTGGATGTTGCTTCCTCCGCCGCCACTGCTTCCACCAGTGGATGTTGTTGATGCACCATTGGAGCTGGATCCAGTGCCTAGGGCAGACCAACTGGGACGGTATAGACAGCATGGATCGTGCTCTAGGGCGCCAGATCCCGCGGCGCTATTGGGTTGCAGctaaaaaacaacgaaattttaattaataaaataaataaataaataataaataataattaatctgtaatttactttaaaaacaACTTATGACAAAATAAagataatttaaaattcattcatGCAGGAAAAGCATCAATATCGATTCTGATATGATTTTCTCAGCCATAATTAAAGAACTATATACATTGTTATAAgattaacaacaaaaaagcttACTGAAAGCATATCAACAGTTTGCACTCGATATCggaattttaaaaacaatttagctacaaaataaaaacatttaattatgttCAGCTATTTGAACCTATTAAAATCACAcacttaaacattttcaaaatttttacTCATGCTCAATTAAGAATCAAAATCAATTCCAATAtgttgaataataaatataggCTAATATACATGTAACGACTTAATAAAACTAGAAACAAACACTGGTAGCAGATATTGCACTCCACTTACATGCTCGCCATCGACTTTGCGATTTGGCTCCATCTTTGGATAAGCACAATTATAGAGAGAAGGGTGGAAAAACAGTGATTTGGGGTTTACGGATAGACAGTTGGTTCAGCGTACACACACATTTATGGGAAGATGTACCCAAGCTTCCAAATTAAACTCACCTGATCTTCAATGGTGCGATGATTAGTTTCCTGCAGCCAAGTGCCCAGTATGATCGAATCATCACCATGACAAAGCGTCCGCAACAAAGAGTTTGTAGTGTTGGCCGCGTTATCCGCAAGAGTAAACTCCGAGACGAGCATGCGGAGAAGATGCGTATAGGAGGCCTCTAGTGCATTAGCCGGCAGCAGAGTCAGCGTTTCAAAGAGACGCAGCCGTACCATAGCTGCCGGAGCCTTGAGCTGGGTTCCATAGCTCTTAAGGACAGATGCCAAGCTGGAAAAAGTATCAATAAGCGTGACAGATAAGCTGAAAAAAGATGACACTCACTTGACCAGCATGGCCAGTGCGCTTTCGATGGGAGTGAGCAGTCGTCTGGTTATGTCTTCGTTGAGCAGATCCGGGCAGTTAAGCAGGAAGCTGTGCATTACAGAAAGAGCTCCAGCTCTGCCCTCTAGCGTCACCTGCCAAGTGAAGGCATCACCACGAGCCTTTTCCGATTCAAGCTCTTTGTTTGACCGCGGAAACGAGTTCCGCCACAGTAGCAGCATCCGCGGCAACAGTCCCTTGACTACCGGCGATCCTAAAGTCATTATTGCTCCAATTAATAGCCAGCCGGCCTGGGTACGGTGCAGCGACATGCGGCTATTCTGGGAAGCAGATCGCAGCAGTTCCTCCGCACAGTTGAACACGACCTTGCCCTTTGTGTGGGGTATGCCCAATGGCGAGTACCGAACGCTTCCCAAAATTGCCGCCAAAGCGCAGCTATATCCGGCCATTGCTTCTGGCGAGGATCGCATTTGCTCGATGGCCTCTACAAAGCGATCAATCAATGGAGTGATTTGCCCAGGAACCGCCACACAAGCGCATCGTAAGCACCAAGCGGCAGCCAAACGGGCAGCGGCACAGGGATGTATCAAAACGGCACAGGTGGCATCGATAGCTTGCAGGGATTGATCTCCCAACAAGTTCTGAGCCGTGGTTCCTAATCCAATTAGTAGGGAACTAAGTTCCTGGAGGGCACACACCAGCAGGTGCTGACTGAACAAAGTTTCTTGATTAGAATCCTTGGCGTTCTCGGGATTAAAGTCAATAGAGTTCATCTGTTTGGCTACCAGATGGACCAGTTCCTTGCAGGCAGCGCTTTGCGCCTTTTCGCCTAGCATCTTGCCAATTGTTGATCGGAGTATAAAGCTGATGCATTTGCGCGAATACACTGCATCCACGTGG is a window encoding:
- the LOC122622223 gene encoding HEAT repeat-containing protein 5B isoform X5 codes for the protein MELAHTLTLNEEALKQLPEHKRPVFELEWLRYLEKSLPLVSKAEIKASQKKLVQQLSERIQGAPGPPIRKLIASALATLFSVGDTFMLFDTVNACNDILKNKDDSPSYLPTKLAAICVLGSMYEKLGRMMGRTYEDTVQILIRTLRNAESQARIEIMHTLEKVSAGMGTAIANVHKDIYKAAKHCLLDRVMAVRVAAARCILKMIYSAPFLYQTELESLGTLCFRAFDGSNYEVRCAVAQLLGTLLAYTQQLAEAATGKKKQGQVVAIQAAKGATQRLVSLDEALGILMSGFLRGGASFLKGTGEIIKGSSGVNREVRVGVTHAYVVFVQFMGSVWLERQLNTFLAHVLDLVANPKAACSHVDAVYSRKCISFILRSTIGKMLGEKAQSAACKELVHLVAKQMNSIDFNPENAKDSNQETLFSQHLLVCALQELSSLLIGLGTTAQNLLGDQSLQAIDATCAVLIHPCAAARLAAAWCLRCACVAVPGQITPLIDRFVEAIEQMRSSPEAMAGYSCALAAILGSVRYSPLGIPHTKGKVVFNCAEELLRSASQNSRMSLHRTQAGWLLIGAIMTLGSPVVKGLLPRMLLLWRNSFPRSNKELESEKARGDAFTWQVTLEGRAGALSVMHSFLLNCPDLLNEDITRRLLTPIESALAMLVNLASVLKSYGTQLKAPAAMVRLRLFETLTLLPANALEASYTHLLRMLVSEFTLADNAANTTNSLLRTLCHGDDSIILGTWLQETNHRTIEDQMEPNRKVDGEHLQPNSAAGSGALEHDPCCLYRPSWSALGTGSSSNGASTTSTGGSSGGGGSNIQQISKAQQCPGPLPLGVAVIDMAVTLYGTIFPKVANKHRLQMLEHFTECIRQAKSSRQEAVQMNIFTALLCALKNLTDSKTSLGQEDVRKSATALVVASLTSANSTIRCAAGEALGRLAQVVGDSHFTAELAQNSFDKLKSARDVVTRTGHSHALGCLHRYVGGMGSSQHLSTSVSILLALGQDSASPVVQAWSLYALAQIADSGGPMFRGYVEATLTLCLKLLLTVPHAHVDVHQCVGRVVNALITTVGPELQGGGGPVASMRGSFLCSAALLQSHSDSLVQAEAIGCLQQLHLFASKSLQLEELVPTLVGMLACNYFILRKASVSCLRQLAHREAKEVCELALTINAEHLPDLVITEYGLPGLLFSLLDTETDAEMLRNIHDTLTSMLQMLAADNLSSWLSLCKNVLTVAVEGGLNDDPASGEQSKSKDAGGEDVDEDEEEEYADDVTEYRAEENTSTHPAVQPKWPTRVFAAQCVRRIISSCEAASSVHFDLLQAKEQQLIRSRGDYLILHLAELIRMSFMAATSDSDQLRLEGLRTLQEIIDRFANVPEPEFPGHLLLEQFQAQVGAALRPAFAPDTPSHVTAAACEVCSAWIGSGVARDIGDLKRVHQLLVSSLDKLSSKTNSTQLYNESMATLEKLSILKAWAEVYIVAMIGNGKAPASLLNLQSQQSGLQSSGNVETDLDVPDSRGESLLGLVQPELHNLSTHWLSAMKDHALLLLPAEFQSQLPHDGGAFYTTDTINSSKPHYMTSWPPILYASALWLRDEGFARHLDTSEAAAESNNNQITHGSLSADRFHMIFGICMEALCSMRSSERPKNIVSCLRSLHSIFDSDWARRQLVKDRALTIELCHVLHRQILTRDELLVQLLCVEILKQTIRAAREDLERKRDNNANSEKGSGERHGEDDSMQPGSSHVYAVLEVCLCLFVRQIPTMNPTRQGAGGSGLQLDFAYAKMATGSSFFSVLGDENGLLVASGLQCVEQLLDLCTPKGALAILPTVLYMTTSIVKEIANKSAIDSTILANTCAVKSALQCLRSVCVHKWAKVEETTEEWQQLLQSALATIVDLTKTAGDNEERKVDEVTMLLAITVFILHTPASVVSTPSLQYPCINHFRQCLQSEHLSVKLRCIETTRSIFARAELKTATPYIHALAPRIIESLYAESSKVPTGELELQITLESIITVEQLIDLSEPQNRNINLLQDIQMLTLLVPVLIGFLAEPSRLRTLPKYQRQLHDQALQWLLKIGPKYPQEFKALMSQSPELRQKLEAAIRSQQQSINIAQKASEAQRNLLAKPQKPTIKLKTDFSNFQ
- the LOC122622223 gene encoding HEAT repeat-containing protein 5B isoform X1, yielding MENLNFARTPQFLRKVIFEARRSFINSDQFSASSARGRSETEEEALSEMELAHTLTLNEEALKQLPEHKRPVFELEWLRYLEKSLPLVSKAEIKASQKKLVQQLSERIQGAPGPPIRKLIASALATLFSVGDTFMLFDTVNACNDILKNKDDSPSYLPTKLAAICVLGSMYEKLGRMMGRTYEDTVQILIRTLRNAESQARIEIMHTLEKVSAGMGTAIANVHKDIYKAAKHCLLDRVMAVRVAAARCILKMIYSAPFLYQTELESLGTLCFRAFDGSNYEVRCAVAQLLGTLLAYTQQLAEAATGKKKQGQVVAIQAAKGATQRLVSLDEALGILMSGFLRGGASFLKGTGEIIKGSSGVNREVRVGVTHAYVVFVQFMGSVWLERQLNTFLAHVLDLVANPKAACSHVDAVYSRKCISFILRSTIGKMLGEKAQSAACKELVHLVAKQMNSIDFNPENAKDSNQETLFSQHLLVCALQELSSLLIGLGTTAQNLLGDQSLQAIDATCAVLIHPCAAARLAAAWCLRCACVAVPGQITPLIDRFVEAIEQMRSSPEAMAGYSCALAAILGSVRYSPLGIPHTKGKVVFNCAEELLRSASQNSRMSLHRTQAGWLLIGAIMTLGSPVVKGLLPRMLLLWRNSFPRSNKELESEKARGDAFTWQVTLEGRAGALSVMHSFLLNCPDLLNEDITRRLLTPIESALAMLVNLASVLKSYGTQLKAPAAMVRLRLFETLTLLPANALEASYTHLLRMLVSEFTLADNAANTTNSLLRTLCHGDDSIILGTWLQETNHRTIEDQMEPNRKVDGEHLQPNSAAGSGALEHDPCCLYRPSWSALGTGSSSNGASTTSTGGSSGGGGSNIQQISKAQQCPGPLPLGVAVIDMAVTLYGTIFPKVANKHRLQMLEHFTECIRQAKSSRQEAVQMNIFTALLCALKNLTDSKTSLGQEDVRKSATALVVASLTSANSTIRCAAGEALGRLAQVVGDSHFTAELAQNSFDKLKSARDVVTRTGHSHALGCLHRYVGGMGSSQHLSTSVSILLALGQDSASPVVQAWSLYALAQIADSGGPMFRGYVEATLTLCLKLLLTVPHAHVDVHQCVGRVVNALITTVGPELQGGGGPVASMRGSFLCSAALLQSHSDSLVQAEAIGCLQQLHLFASKSLQLEELVPTLVGMLACNYFILRKASVSCLRQLAHREAKEVCELALTINAEHLPDLVITEYGLPGLLFSLLDTETDAEMLRNIHDTLTSMLQMLAADNLSSWLSLCKNVLTVAVEGGLNDDPASGEQSKSKDAGGEDVDEDEEEEYADDVTEYRAEENTSTHPAVQPKWPTRVFAAQCVRRIISSCEAASSVHFDLLQAKEQQLIRSRGDYLILHLAELIRMSFMAATSDSDQLRLEGLRTLQEIIDRFANVPEPEFPGHLLLEQFQAQVGAALRPAFAPDTPSHVTAAACEVCSAWIGSGVARDIGDLKRVHQLLVSSLDKLSSKTNSTQLYNESMATLEKLSILKAWAEVYIVAMIGNGKAPASLLNLQSQQSGLQSSGNVETDLDVPDSRGESLLGLVQPELHNLSTHWLSAMKDHALLLLPAEFQSQLPHDGGAFYTTDTINSSKPHYMTSWPPILYASALWLRDEGFARHLDTSEAAAESNNNQITHGSLSADRFHMIFGICMEALCSMRSSERPKNIVSCLRSLHSIFDSDWARRQLVKDRALTIELCHVLHRQILTRDELLVQLLCVEILKQTIRAAREDLERKRDNNANSEKGSGERHGEDDSMQPGSSHVYAVLEVCLCLFVRQIPTMNPTRQGAGGSGLQLDFAYAKMATGSSFFSVLGDENGLLVASGLQCVEQLLDLCTPKGALAILPTVLYMTTSIVKEIANKSAIDSTILANTCAVKSALQCLRSVCVHKWAKVEETTEEWQQLLQSALATIVDLTKTAGDNEERKVDEVTMLLAITVFILHTPASVVSTPSLQYPCINHFRQCLQSEHLSVKLRCIETTRSIFARAELKTATPYIHALAPRIIESLYAESSKVPTGELELQITLESIITVEQLIDLSEPQNRNINLLQDIQMLTLLVPVLIGFLAEPSRLRTLPKYQRQLHDQALQWLLKIGPKYPQEFKALMSQSPELRQKLEAAIRSQQQSINIAQKASEAQRNLLAKPQKPTIKLKTDFSNFQ